Proteins encoded together in one Streptomyces umbrinus window:
- a CDS encoding NDP-sugar synthase: MTEAILLVGGKGTRLRPLTVHTPKPMVPAAGVPFLTHQLARARAAGVEHIVLATSYLAEVFEPHFGDGSSLGLHIEYVTEEEPLGTGGAIRNVASRLRSAPDDPVLIFNGDILTGLDIPALISTHRSSGADVSLHLTRVTDPRAYGLVPTDSSGRVQAFLEKPQTPEEIVTDQINAGAYVFRRSVIDAIPVGRPVSVERETFPELLASGAHLQGMVDSTYWLDLGTPGAFVRGSADLVLGRAPSPAVPGRCGDRLVLPSATVASDAKLTGGTVVGHGATVGEGARISGSTILDGAVIAPGAVITDSLIGARAHVGARSILTGVVVGDGASVGPDNELREGVRIWCDAQIPPAALRFSSDQ, translated from the coding sequence GCGGCCGGGGTACCGTTCCTCACGCACCAGCTGGCACGGGCGAGAGCGGCGGGGGTCGAGCACATCGTGCTCGCCACGTCCTATCTGGCCGAGGTCTTCGAGCCCCACTTCGGCGACGGCTCGTCACTGGGGCTCCACATCGAGTACGTCACCGAGGAGGAGCCCCTCGGCACCGGCGGCGCCATCCGGAACGTGGCCTCCCGTCTGAGATCGGCCCCCGACGACCCGGTCCTGATCTTCAACGGGGACATCCTGACGGGCCTGGACATCCCGGCTCTGATCAGTACGCACCGGTCTTCGGGCGCGGACGTCTCCCTGCACCTCACGAGGGTGACGGACCCGAGGGCGTACGGCCTGGTCCCCACGGACTCGTCGGGCCGGGTCCAGGCGTTCCTGGAGAAACCCCAGACGCCCGAGGAGATCGTCACCGACCAGATCAACGCGGGAGCGTACGTCTTCCGCCGCTCGGTGATCGACGCGATCCCGGTGGGCCGCCCGGTCTCGGTCGAACGGGAAACGTTCCCGGAGCTCCTTGCCTCCGGCGCCCACCTCCAGGGAATGGTCGACTCGACCTACTGGCTGGACCTGGGCACCCCGGGGGCCTTCGTGCGCGGCTCGGCCGACCTGGTCCTCGGCCGCGCTCCGTCCCCGGCCGTCCCGGGCCGCTGCGGGGACCGCCTGGTCCTCCCGTCGGCCACGGTCGCCTCCGACGCCAAGTTGACCGGCGGCACCGTCGTCGGCCACGGCGCCACGGTCGGCGAGGGCGCCCGCATCTCCGGCAGCACCATCCTCGACGGCGCGGTCATCGCCCCGGGCGCGGTCATCACCGACTCCCTGATCGGCGCCCGCGCCCACGTAGGCGCCCGCTCGATCCTCACAGGAGTGGTGGTGGGCGACGGCGCCTCGGTAGGCCCGGACAACGAACTCCGCGAGGGCGTACGCATCTGGTGCGACGCCCAAATCCCACCAGCAGCACTCCGCTTCTCATCGGACCAGTAA